A genomic segment from Spinacia oleracea cultivar Varoflay chromosome 3, BTI_SOV_V1, whole genome shotgun sequence encodes:
- the LOC110802080 gene encoding protein DETOXIFICATION 45, chloroplastic-like: MEEKERMKEKENEKEGEQGLSAATGCPTAGQVGSEESRRRTATESVLQPLNQLPPPNVKRELIMLSLPAIASQTIDPMAQLMETAYIGSLGPVQLASAGVSMSIFNIISKLFNIPLLSVATSFVAEDLAKSSSDGDEKNERKQLSSVSTALFLALGIGIIEALALLLGAGSFLRLMGVSADSPMRVQAEKFLSLRALGAPAVVLSLALQGVLRGFKDTKTPVFCLGVANLAAVFLFPLFINYFQMGVTGAATATVVSQYIGSFLMIWFLSKRVILLPPKFGDLKFGVYLKSGGFLIGRTVAVLITMTIGTSMAAHQGPLAMAAHQICMQVWLAVSLLTDGLAASGQVYTPRIAPYARNLMWFVSNGLSFLPTSIYYWL; this comes from the exons ATGGAAGAGAAAGAAAGGATGAAGGAGAAGGAAAACGAAAAAGAAGGAGAGCAAGGTTTATCGGCGGCGACTGGTTGTCCGACGGCTGGGCAAGTCGGCAGTGAGGAGAGCAGGAGGAGGACGGCAAC TGAGTCTGTACTTCAGCCCCTCAACCAGTTGCCTCCTCCAAATGTCAAACGGGAGCTTATAATGCTTTCTTTACCGGCAATAGCTAGCCAGACCATTGATCCTATGGCTCAGCTGATGGAGACAGCTTATATTGGCAGTTTAG GTCCTGTACAGCTGGCATCCGCTGGTGTTTCTATGTCTATCTTTAATATCATTTCAAAGCTATTCAACATACCACTTCTTAGTGTTGCTACTTCTTTCGTAGCTGAAGATTTAGCAAAGTCTTCTTCAG ATGGCGatgaaaaaaatgaaagaaaacaGTTATCATCAGTTTCGACAGCGTTATTTCTCGCTCTAGGCATTGGCATCATTGAGGCGCTAGCTTTACTTTTGGGAGCTGGATCATTCCTCAGGTTAATGGGTGTCTCAGCA GATTCTCCTATGCGAGTACAAGCAGAGAAGTTTCTGTCGCTTAGAGCTCTTGGTGCCCCCGCTGTTGTACTTTCTCTGGCTCTTCAGGGTGTGCTGAGGGGATTTAAGGACACAAAAACCCCTGTATTCTGTCTAG GTGTTGCCAATCTTGCAGCTGTTTTTCTGTTCCCGCTTTTcataaattattttcagatGGGTGTCACTGGAGCAGCCACTGCCACTGTTGTGTCTCA ATACATAGGTAGCTTCTTGATGATTTGGTTTCTTAGCAAGAGAGTAATATTATTACCTCCAAAATTTGGAGATCTGAAGTTTGGGGTCTATTTAAAATCTG GTGGATTTCTGATTGGAAGAACTGTGGCTGTTTTGATAACTATGACGATTGGGACCTCGATGGCTGCTCATCAaggtcctctagctatggctgcTCATCAAATCTGTATGCAAGTGTGGTTGGCTGTCTCTCTTTTAACTGATGGATTGGCCGCATCTGGTCAG gtctacactccgaggattgcgccttatgcgaggaatttgatgtggttcgtgagcaatgggctaagttttttaccaacaagtatttattattggctttag